Sequence from the Paenibacillus riograndensis SBR5 genome:
CCCTGCTGGAGTACCGTTATTTGGGACTGGAGGGCGCCCGGAGCAAAGCGAAGGAGAACGGGTATGCCGGAGCTATGTATCCGTGGGAAGCCGCCTGGCCGTCTGACGGTGAAGTGACCCCGGTATGGGGTGCGGTCGATATCGTAACCGGTGAGCAGACCAAAATCTGGTCCGGATTTATTGAGCAGCACATTACATCGGATATAGCTTATGCGGTATGGCACTACTTCCGGGCAACGGGTGACGTTGATTTCATGGAAGATTACGGATATGAGATCATCTTCGATACGGCGGTCTTCTGGGCGAGCCGGCTGGAATGGAACGAGGCCCAAGGCCGTTATGAGATCAACGAAGTCGTCGGGCCGGATGAGTACAAAGAGCATGTCGATAACAATGCTTTTACCAACTATATGGCTCATTTCAACATCGAGCTGGCCATGCAATATTACAAGGAGCTGGAGCAGAACCAGCCGGAGCTGTTTGCCCGCTACAATAAGCTGCTGAACTTGCACGAGGCTTACGGCATATGGGAAAGCAAGCTGGACTTGATCTACTTGCCGCAGCCGAATGAGCGCCTGATTATTCCGCAGGACGACACGTACCTGCAAAAGGAAATTATCGACCTGACACCATACAAGGATCAGGAAAAAGTGGGCAGCATATTTAATGATTACAATCTGGATCAGGTTGGAAATATGCAGATTTCGAAGCAAGCGGACATCATGATGCTGTTCTTCCTGCTGGAAAATAAATTCTCACCGGAAGTCAAGCGTGCCAACTACGATTACTATGAGGAAAAAACTCTGCATGATTCCTCCCTGTCGCTTTCGACACACTCCATTCTGGCGAGCGACTTCGGCGACAAAACGCTTGCTTACCGTCTCTTCCAAAGAGCTACCGAGATCGACCTCGGACCGAAGGTGCATTCCTCGGATGCAGGCATCCATGCTGCTTCGCTTGGCGGAATCTGGGAGTGCGCAGTCATGGGCTTTGCCGGAGTAAGGATGCTCGATGGACAGCTGCATCTGGCGCCGAAGCTGCCGGAGCATTGGGACAAATTGGCCTTCCCGCTATACTGGCAGGGTCAGCGTCTTGAGATCAGCATTACACCGCAGGAAATTTCCATCTGCAGCACTGCAGGCCAGCCAGTCAGCCTATTCGTTCACGGGCAGCTGCAGGAAGTACAGTCTACAGCCATTTTTGCAAATTTATAAGATAAGCACTAATGAAATCCAAATAATGGACATTATTAAGGGAGGTCATTCAAGATGAAAAAGAAATGGTCTTACACAATCGCCACGGTACTCGCAGGAGCTATGCTGCTCTCGGCCTGTTCTTCGGGCGGAGCGGATAATAATGCCGGCAACAGCGCCGGAACGGAAAATGCCGGAGGCAGCAAGGAAAAAGTGAAGCTTACCTTCTCCATCTGGGGCGATGTGAACACCGGTGCGGTCGAACAACAATTGGCCGATGAGTTCAATGCTGCCCATCCGGACATTGAGGTCAAATTCGAGCCGATACCGGGAGACGGTTATGGCACCAAGCTGACGACCTCACTGGCCAGCGGCACGGCCCCCGATGTGTTTCTGGTCGGCGAAGGCGACTTTATCTCCTATGTGGATAAGGGTGTCATTGAGCCGCTTGACGATTACATCGCCAAGGATAAAGCCTTTGACCTAAACATTTACCAGAAGAATCTGATCGATATGGAGCAGATCGGCGGCAAGCTGTATTATTTACCGAAGGATTTTAACCCGCTGGCTCTGTGGTACAACAAAAAGATTTTTGATGATGCGGGCGTCGCTTATCCGAGTGAAAGCTGGAC
This genomic interval carries:
- a CDS encoding glycoside hydrolase family 65 protein is translated as MLNYNKTLPDGASGWVVTEERFSNLALAKCEAVMALGNGYMGLRSAAEESYVGEKRNLFVNGTFNRFDELEVSELPNAADVTRMDIRIDGKCFSLDQGEVKAYSRSLNLREAELVRTFIWNSGDGKELEFTFRRFVSLDQLHLIGLKLEVKVLRGPVHLSVASGIDAQVSNSGSQHFHEGEKRIYDKTFLELIQTTTESKVDFVIGASHKLKVDGGTVDLAPAMEIDRRKVAVAYSLNLEEGQTLTLDKVAAVYTSRDKQFAGNYSLPAMRAEVLDVLKTAHESGYETLFSKHAAAWAKVWENYGITIESGNPFDLLGVRFALYHLVAMTPAHDNRMGIGAKGLSGEGYKGHSFWDTEIFILPFYIYSNPQIARSLLEYRYLGLEGARSKAKENGYAGAMYPWEAAWPSDGEVTPVWGAVDIVTGEQTKIWSGFIEQHITSDIAYAVWHYFRATGDVDFMEDYGYEIIFDTAVFWASRLEWNEAQGRYEINEVVGPDEYKEHVDNNAFTNYMAHFNIELAMQYYKELEQNQPELFARYNKLLNLHEAYGIWESKLDLIYLPQPNERLIIPQDDTYLQKEIIDLTPYKDQEKVGSIFNDYNLDQVGNMQISKQADIMMLFFLLENKFSPEVKRANYDYYEEKTLHDSSLSLSTHSILASDFGDKTLAYRLFQRATEIDLGPKVHSSDAGIHAASLGGIWECAVMGFAGVRMLDGQLHLAPKLPEHWDKLAFPLYWQGQRLEISITPQEISICSTAGQPVSLFVHGQLQEVQSTAIFANL